The following coding sequences lie in one Candidatus Poribacteria bacterium genomic window:
- a CDS encoding type II toxin-antitoxin system RelE/ParE family toxin — protein sequence MRNAHPRIIDFYQIPNGSQPFREWFLSIRDTRVQQRIQARLTSIRAGNLGDHRSVGDGVWELRLDFGPGYRIYYGEVDNTVVLLLCGGDKSSQRRDIERAKNYWREYKERHK from the coding sequence ATGCGTAATGCACATCCGCGGATCATAGATTTTTACCAGATTCCAAACGGTTCCCAACCTTTTAGAGAATGGTTCCTTTCAATTCGGGATACAAGGGTACAACAACGGATTCAAGCGCGTTTAACATCTATTAGAGCAGGCAATCTTGGCGACCATAGATCTGTAGGTGATGGGGTTTGGGAACTACGACTTGACTTCGGACCAGGCTATCGTATCTATTATGGTGAAGTAGATAACACAGTTGTTCTGCTCCTCTGCGGGGGCGATAAGTCTTCGCAGAGGCGGGATATTGAACGCGCAAAAAACTATTGGAGAGAATACAAGGAGAGGCACAAATAA